A region of Dictyostelium discoideum AX4 chromosome 1 chromosome, whole genome shotgun sequence DNA encodes the following proteins:
- a CDS encoding hypothetical protein (BcDNA:GH04637 protein) — translation MSTNDQTLEHISRSQDKNVFKEFLKRGDLSTKRNSKGQTLLHLIAMNDNMFALKFFFKKKYGFLKDTSIEVDHRDIDGYTPLHYAVNQGAFEIATKLLSRGADPNARTENGLTPLHLLTKYCYSNKSIKLAQLIIENGAYINHKDNKQETPLHRATMLNDNFDFLKLLLFHGANPNIVNKRGRTCQHLSIEQGKVELLELFLMYGADCSKPTPILPSPMEMAAISPFPLIRQFFSERISPTGENILMIEKAVFLGKPVSTFIQNGDSFTTGTSTQLYTGKLFITNFRLVFKLDQPNNSNSSNSNSNSSNSNSNNSNCNNSSNINFPILEDEEESIPLLSISTVRTDDDRDNQSNGGSNNSNDLDSSSGLNKETIIIPTNNSNDIFFTTSEITTGGNIIDDYLINPIGSSTGSNNSSSSNSNSNGYYNSNQINCNNSQQQQQQQQQQQQQQQQQQQQQQQQQQQQQQQQQQQQQQQQQQQQQQQSNINPTITTTTTVTTSLNQQSIINVHSNNSSNLSGHFSINQSASSILNNIINFSKTSLNLVNPSLGGSSPNPTPPLSPAQSYHFSLDNLSQQQQQQPPPQQSQPILNSSPVNNNNNNNNITTSISSNNLSNYTISTSSMSYQLINIETKDFKQFKLYFMSIHVRDKIMDLINYHFKDKIERSIKVTSQNKNIQKKIVEENIQMQDESRVEHIDRYESYGIFEEMVPFLFAFLYKSPGFSDLNPSSSSSSSTTTTSTSSPSFSTQPNVLNSSTSSIDGWQVYNQRREYARFNIYGDSENSGWKFTNINKDHRMCSSYPSSLVVSNKATDKDLEKIFSFRSKGRIPTLSWKDPSSNASISRCSQPLVGIERARCPEDEFYCSSLALSSPSKTLYLIDARPKINAIANTANGAGFENIHNYPNCKLIFMNIPNIHVIRKSLEKLVLAMKSSARDKDHTESTDMRFWGYIEETGWISHIKSILEAATFSAELILKGNSILVHCSDGWDRTPQITSLTQILLDPFYRTIHGFQVLIEKEWLSFGHKFSLRLGHLPGNEEERSPIFQQFLDCCFQLLNQFPLLFEFTPSLLLFISDNIHSCKYGTFLNNCEKDRIQNQVKTKTISIWTEVNLNVNKFLNPYFNPQDIQSIRPKLYSRCLELWKSCYMRFESKDSWMHSNWLLHNSNFNNLNYFSKFNQNKQFNNNNNNNNNNNINNNNSSINNNDRNSISSSTNSNNNNSSDNNSGWISQSRNSQPQHSPILASHRPNSSLIDDYTGDTNLNISNNSNNNNGDTPTNTIHDSDIINTLEVLTEIN, via the exons ATGTCAACAAATGATCAAACATTAGAACATATATCAAGATCTCAAGATAAAAAtgtatttaaagaatttttgaAAAGGGGTGATTTATCAACCAAAAGGAATAGTAAAGGTCAAACATTATTACATTTAATCGCGATGAATGATAATATGTTTGcattaaaattcttttttaaaaaaaaatatggatTTTTAAAAGACACCTCAATTGAAGTAGACCATAGAGATATTGATGGTTATACACCATTACATTATGCTGTAAATCAAGGTGCATTTGAAATTGctacaaaattattatcaagagGTGCTGATCCAAATGCAAGAACTGAAAATGGTTTAACTCCATTACATTTATTAACAAA aTATtgttattcaaataaatcaattaaattagctcaattaataattgaaaatggagCATATATAAAtcataaagataataaacaAGAAACACCATTACATAGGGCAACAAtgttaaatgataattttgatttcttaaaattattattatttcatggGGCAAATCCAAATATTGTTAATAAAAGAGGTAGAACATGTCAacatttatcaattgaacaaGGTAAAGTTGAATTATTggaattgtttttaatgtATGGAGCAGATTGTAGTAAACCAACACCAATATTACCATCACCAATGGAAATGGCAGCAATTTCACCATTTCCATTGATTAGACAATTCTTTTCAGAAAGAATTTCACCAACTGGTGAAAacattttaatgattgaaaaaGCTGTATTTTTAGGTAAACCAGTTTCAACCTTTATTCAAAATGGTGATTCTTTTACTACTGGTACTTCAACTCAATTATATactggtaaattatttataacaaATTTTAGATTAGTTTTTAAACTTGATCAaccaaataatagtaatagtagtaatagtaatagtaatagtagtaatagtaatagtaataatagcaattgtaataatagttcaaatataaattttccAATATTAGAAGATGAGGAAGAATCAATACCATTgttatcaatatcaacagTTAGAACTGATGATGATAGAGATAATCAATCAAATGGTGGTtctaataatagtaatgatttAGATTCATCATCaggtttaaataaagaaacaattataataccaacaaataatagtaatgatatTTTCTTTACTACAAGTGAAATTACAACTGGTGGTAATATAATtgatgattatttaataaatccgATTGGTTCTAGTActggtagtaataatagtagtagtagtaatagtaatagtaatggttactataattcaaatcaaataaattgtaataatagtcaacaacaacaacaacaacaacaacaacaacaacaacaacaacaacaacaacaacaacaacaacaacaacaacaacaacaacaacaacaacaacaacaacaacaacaacaacaacaacaacaacaacaacaacaacaacaatcaaatataaatccaacaataacaacaacaacaacagtaacaacatcattaaatcaacaatcaattataaatgtacatagtaataatagtagtaatttAAGTGGTCATTTTAGTATTAATCAAAGTGcatcatcaattttaaataatataattaattttagtaaaacttcattaaatttagttAATCCATCATTGGGTGGTTCATCACCAAATCCGACACCACCTTTATCACCAGCTCAATCTTATCATTTTTCTTTAGATAAtttatcacaacaacaacaacaacaaccaccaccacaacaatctcaaccaattttaaatagttcacctgtaaataataataataataataataatataacaacatcaatttcatcaaataatttatcaaattatacaatatcaacatcatcaatgagttatcaattaattaatattgaaactaaagattttaaacaatttaaattatatttcatGTCAATTCATGTTAGAGATAAAATAatggatttaataaattatcattttaaagataaaattgaaaGATCAATAAAAGTAACAagtcaaaataaaaatattcaaaaaaagattgtTGAAGAGAATATTCAAATGCAAGATGAATCAAGAGTTGAACATATTGATCGTTATGAAAGTTATGGTATTTTTGAGGAAATGgtaccatttttatttgcatttttatataaatcacCTGGATTTTCAGATTTAAatccatcatcatcgtcatcgtcatcaacaacaacaacatcaacatcatcaccatcattttcaacacaaccaaatgttttaaattcaaGTACAAGTAGTATAGATGGTTGGCAAGTTTATAATCAAAGAAGAGAATATGCTAGATTTAATATCTATGGTGATAGTGAAAATAGTGGTTGGAAATTTACAAACATCAATAAAGATCATAGAATGTGTTCAAGTTATCCAAGTTCATTGGTTGTCTCAAACAAAGCAACTGATAAAGATTTAgagaaaatattttcatttcgTAGTAAAGGTCGTATACCAACATTGTCATGGAAAGATCCATCTTCAAATGCTTCCATTAGTAGATGTAGTCAACCATTGGTTGGTATTGAAAGGGCACGTTGTCCAGAGGACGAATTTTATTGTAGTAGTCTAGCATTAAGTTCACCATCGAAAACACTCTATCTAATTGATGCAAGACCAAAAATAAATGCAATTGCAAATACAGCCAATGGTGCAGGCTTTGAAAATATTCATAATTATccaaattgtaaattaatatttatgaATATACCTAATATTCATGTAATTAGAAAAAGTTTAGAGAAATTAGTATTGGCAATGAAATCATCAGCTCGTGACAAAGATCATACCGAGAGCACTGATATGAGATTTTGGGGCTACATCGAAGAGACTGGTTGGATATCacatattaaatcaatattggAAGCGGCAACTTTCTCTGCTGAATTAATCCTAAAAGGTAATAGTATATTGGTGCATTGTAGTGATGGTTGGGACAGAACCCCGCAAATCACTTCATTAACTCAAATTCTATTGGACCCTTTCTATCGTACAATTCATGGGTTTCAAGTATTAATCGAAAAGGAATGGCTTAGTTTTGGCCATAAATTCTCTTTACGTCTTGGTCATTTACCTGGTAATGAAGAAGAGAGATCCCCAATTTTTCAACAATTTTTAGATTGttgttttcaattattaaatcagtTTCCATTACTTTTCGAGTTTACTCCATCTCTATTGTTATTCATTTCCGATAATATTCATAGTTGTAAATATGGTACTTTCTTAAATAATTGTGAAAAAGATAGAATTCAAAATCAAGTTAAAACCAAAACAATCTCAATTTGGACTGAAGttaatttaaatgttaataaatttttaaatccatACTTTAATCCTCAAGATATTCAATCAATTAGACCAAAATTATATTCACGTTGCTTAGAACTTTGGAAATCATGTTATATGAGATTTGAATCAAAAGATTCTTGGATGCATAGTAATTGGTTATTacataattcaaattttaataatttaaattatttttcaaaatttaatcaaaataaacaatttaataataataataataataataataataataatattaataataataatagtagtattaataataatgatagaaACTCAATCTCTTCAAGTaccaatagtaataataataatagttcagataataatagtggttgGATTTCACAAAGTAGAAACTCTCAGCCACAACATTCACCAATACTTGCAAGTCATAGACCAAACTcttcattaattgatgattatACTGGTgatacaaatttaaatatttcaaacaacagcaataacaataatggtGATACCCCCACAAACACAATTCATGATTCAGATATTATTAACACCCTTGAAGTTTTAACAGaaataaactaa
- the hemB gene encoding delta-aminolevulinate dehydratase: protein MENNNKNYSHYLHSGYAHPITRSWQGDKVILKSQLIYPIFVTDLINTKTEIKSLPGQYQISSDLVVEFLRPLVEKGLKSIILFGVIISGVKDEQASSADKRESSPVIKSIELIKNEFPEILICTDLCLCAYTDHGHCGVLTEEGFIENEKSIIRLGEIALSFAKAGAHVIAPSDMMDCRVGQIKKVLFQNGYGGRVAVMAYSSKFASSYYGPFRDAAGSGAKHGDRQAYQLPIASRGLGLRAALRDEAEGADFIMVKPAGPYMDIIREVKDHVKVPVCCYQVSGEYAMIYHASVAGGIDLKSGVMESLISLQRSGCDIFITYFTPQLLDWLKL from the exons atggaaaataataataaaaattattcccATTATTTACATAGTGGATATGCCCATCCAATTACTAGATCATGGCAAGGTGATAAGGTCATTTTGAAAtctcaattaatttatccaATTTTTGTTacagatttaattaatacaaaaactgaaattaaat ccTTACCAGGACAATATCAAATTTCAAGTGATTTAGTAGTTGAATTTTTGAGACCATTGGTTGAGAAAggattaaaatcaataattttatttggtgtAATTATAAGTGGTGTAAAAGATGAACAAGCTTCATCTGCCGATAAAAGAGAATCATCACCAGTTATTAAATCaa ttgaattaattaaaaatgaatttccagaaattttaatttgtacaGATTTATGTTTATGTGCATATACAGATCATGGACATTGTGGTGTATTAACAGAGGAAggatttattgaaaatgaaaagagTATTATTAGATTAGGAGAGATAGCATTATCATTTGCAAAAGCAGGTGCTCATGTAATTGCACCAAGTGATATGATGGATTGCAGAGTCGGACAAATTAAAAAGGTATTATTCCAAAATGGATATGGTGGTCGTGTTGCAGTGATGGCCTATAGCTCCAAATTTGCATCATCCTACTATGGTCCATTTAGAGATGCAGCTGGAAGTGGAGCAAAACATGGCGATAGACAAGCTTACCAATTACCAATTGCATCAAGAGGTTTAGGTTTAAGAGCTGCCCTTAGAGACGAAGCAGAAGGTGCCGATTTCATTATGGTTAAACCAGCTGGTCCTTACATGGATATCATTCGTGAAGTCAAAGATCACGTTAAAGTACCAGTATGCTGTTATCAGGTCAGTGGTGAATATGCTATGATTTATCATGCATCTGTCGCTGGTGGTATCGATTTAAAATCTGGTGTTATGGAATCTTTAATTTCCCTCCAACGTTCTGGTTGTGATATTTTCATTACTTATTTCACTCCACAATTATTAGATTggttaaaattataa
- the efaAI gene encoding elongation factor 1 alpha — MGKEKTHINIVVIGHVDAGKSTTTGHLIYKCGGIDKRVIEKYEKEASEMGKQSFKYAWVMDKLKAERERGITIDIALWKFETSKYYFTIIDAPGHRDFIKNMITGTSQADCAVLVIASPTGEFEAGIAKNGQTREHALLAYTLGVKQMIVAINKMDEKSTNYSQARYDEIVKEVSSFIKKIGYNPEKVAFVPISGWNGDNMLERSDKMEWYKGPTLLEALDAIVEPKRPHDKPLRIPLQDVYKIGGIGTVPVGRVETGIIKPGMVVTFAPAGLSTEVKSVEMHHEQLPEARPGDNVGFNVKNVSVKEIKRGMVAGDSKNDPPQETEKFVAQVIVLNHPGQIHAGYSPVLDCHTAHIACKFTEIVDKVDRRTGAVVAKEGTAAVVLKNGDAAMVELTPSRPMCVESFTEYPPLGRFAVRDMRQTVAVGVIKSTVKKAPGKAGDKKGAAAPSKKK, encoded by the coding sequence ATGGGTAAAGAGAAAACTCACATTAACATTGTCGTCATTGGTCACGTAGATGCTGGTAAATCAACCACCACTGGTCATTTAATCTACAAATGTGGTGGTATCGATAAGAGAGTTATCGAAAAGTATGAAAAGGAAGCTTCTGAAATGGGTAAACAATCCTTCAAATACGCCTGGGTTATGGATAAATTAAAGGCTGAACGTGAAAGAGGTATCACCATCGATATTGCTTTATGGAAATTCGAAACCTCCAAATACTACTTCACCATCATTGATGCCCCAGGTCACAGAGATTTCATCAAGAATATGATTACTGGTACCTCCCAAGCCGATTGTGCCGTCTTAGTCATTGCCTCCCCAACTGGTGAATTCGAAGCTGGTATCGCCAAAAACGGTCAAACTCGTGAACACGCTCTCCTTGCTTACACTTTAGGTGTCAAACAAATGATCGTTGCTATCAACAAGATGGATGAAAAATCAACCAACTACTCACAAGCCCGTTACGACGAAATTGTCAAGGAAGTTTCATCTTTCATCAAAAAGATTGGTTACAATCCAGAAAAAGTTGCCTTCGTCCCAATCTCAGGTTGGAATGGTGATAACATGTTAGAAAGATCCGACAAAATGGAATGGTACAAAGGTCCAACTTTATTAGAAGCCCTCGATGCCATCGTCGAACCAAAACGTCCACACGATAAACCATTACGTATTCCATTACAAGATGTCTACAAGATCGGTGGTATCGGTACTGTTCCAGTAGGTCGTGTCGAAACTGGTATCATTAAACCAGGTATGGTCGTCACCTTTGCCCCAGCTGGTCTCTCAACTGAAGTCAAATCAGTCGAAATGCATCACGAACAACTCCCAGAAGCCCGTCCAGGTGACAATGTAGGTTTCAACGTTAAAAACGTTTCAgtcaaagaaattaaaagaggTATGGTCGCTGGTGACTCCAAAAACGATCCACCACAAGAAACTGAAAAATTCGTTGCTCAAGTTATCGTCCTCAACCATCCAGGTCAAATCCATGCTGGTTACTCACCAGTCTTAGATTGTCACACTGCTCACATTGCCTGTAAATTCACTGAAATCGTCGATAAAGTTGATCGTCGTACTGGTGCCGTCGTTGCCAAAGAAGGTACTGCCGCCGTCGTCTTAAAGAATGGTGATGCCGCTATGGTCGAATTAACCCCATCTCGTCCAATGTGTGTTGAATCCTTCACTGAATACCCACCATTAGGTCGTTTCGCCGTCAGAGATATGAGACAAACCGTCGCCGTCGGTGTCATCAAATCAACCGTCAAGAAAGCCCCAGGTAAAGCCGGTGATAAGAAAGGTGCTGCTGCCCcatcaaaaaagaaataa
- a CDS encoding hypothetical protein (P87053 F-box/WD-repeat protein pof1 (Skp1-binding protein 1)) produces the protein MSFNIKEKGGGGEGGSNINNLINNNNNSNIFNNTNIKNTNNSNNNSNNGSNITTRVNTTTRVNNNDTNNNNNNKNKNNNNNNNNNNNNNNNNNNNNNNNVNVISKQFDWLFIGDPLVDSLKVLKEEKSHDLILLEASLEDIDSQIKAFKEKRDTIVKGIEKTTLENNKLSNEIAHCKSTVYSKWKSISDRYQLNPNLQNHTHINTHKFINTNTITNNTNNNNNNNNNNNNNNNNNNNNNNNNNNNNNNNINYSNLLNYSCNNINNINNNNNIINDDININDSNNSIQNAINTFNSINSSNDNIYNNNNNNNNNNNNNNNNNNNNNNNNNNNNNNNNNNNNINNNNTNNNNNVYSNSSENCNNNIYINNFNNFNMEGDNEESSDSDMSPCPHHVPPSNTFVIPDNVNSVNTSKIISTMEPFSLFQLLPLEVMVMIFENLSFHDVHYCVSLVCRQWHSYTFADSIWKNLFYVKWNTFDIHHQSESKSLKTLPPSFWPNSTLSSSQPPLQQYQQQQQLSNLPSSIILPSYNGLKDNEININNNNTNNNNNSNNSIINNIEEDDENINNNNNSFNNKRIRIDWRELFRKRQKIENNWNRGIHSTIHLPGHSDWITCMQFDGRNLVTGSWDSSLKLWNIETGECLVFSNKDKDGHSSGITCVTVRGNKLISGSSDSTLRVWDMTTGQCLLILQGHNDGVSCLCMIDDTILASGSLDHSINLWSIETGQLLHSFTNNTSGISCLFYKNNLLINGTMGGALNVFDIPSRILLTTFHGHSDRVTSIQWWDGPEGPRIISSSWDYTLRVWNLYTGKTTNLLAGHTFRVRCTQVSGNILASGSWDTTVKIWDLLTGRCIHTLFGHSFNVWSIQFEGNRLVSAGWDKKVKIWDMTTGKELYSLDGHTESIICIQFKGSKLVSAAKEIIVYDFDS, from the coding sequence ATGTCCtttaatataaaagaaaaaggagGTGGAGGTGAAGGTGGatctaatattaataatttaatcaataataataataatagtaatatttttaataatacaaatataaaaaatacaaataatagtaacaacaatagtaataatggttCAAATATAACTACCAGGGTTAATACCACTACCAGGGTTAACAATAAtgataccaataataataataacaataaaaacaaaaataacaataataataataataataataataataacaataataataataataacaataacaataataatgtaaatgtTATTTCAAAACAATTTGATTGGTTATTTATTGGTGATCCATTAGTAGATAGTTTAAAGGtattaaaagaagaaaaatcacacgatttaatattattggaAGCATCACTAGAGGACATCGATAGTCAAATTAAAGCATTCAAAGAGAAAAGAGATACGATAGTAAAAGGTATTGAAAAAACAACccttgaaaataataaacttagTAATGAAATCGCCCATTGTAAATCAACAGTTTATTCAAAATGGAAATCAATATCTGATAgatatcaattaaatccaaATCTACAAAATCATACACATATAAATACtcataaatttataaatacaaatactataacaaataatacaaataataataataataataataataataataataataataataataataataataataataataataataataataataataataataataatataaactattcaaatttattaaattatagttgtaataatataaataatataaataataacaataatataattaatgatgatattaatattaatgatagtaataatagtatacaAAATGCGATAAATActtttaattctattaatagtagtaatgataatatttataataataataataataataataataataataataataataataataataataataataataataataataataataataataataataataataataataataataatattaacaataataatactaataataataataatgtatatagtaatagtagtgaaaattgtaataataatatatatataaataattttaataattttaatatggaAGGTGATAACGAAGAGAGTAGTGATAGTGATATGTCACCATGTCCACATCATGTACCACCATCGAATACATTTGTAATACCAGATAATGTAAATAGTGTGAATACATCTAAAATCATATCTACGATGGAACCATTTTCATTGTTtcaattattaccattagaagtaatggtaatgatatttgaaaatctttCATTCCATGATGTCCATTATTGTGTTTCATTGGTATGTAGACAATGGCATAGTTATACATTTGCCGATTCCATTTGGAAGAATCTATTCTATGTTAAATGGAATACCTTTGATATTCATCATCAAAGTGAATCAAAGTCATTGAAAACATTACCACCATCATTTTGGCCAAATTCAACCTTATCTTCATCACAACCACCTttacaacaatatcaacaacaacagcaattatcaaatttaccatcatcaataattttacCATCTTATAATGgtttaaaagataatgaaattaatattaataataataatactaataataataataatagtaataatagtattattaataacattgaagaagatgatgaaaatattaataataataataatagctttaataataaaagaataagAATTGATTGGAGAgaattatttagaaaaagacaaaaaattgaaaataattggaATAGAGGTATTCATTCAACTATACATTTACCAGGTCATTCAGATTGGATAACTTGTATGCAATTTGATGGAAGGAATTTAGTTACAGGAAGTTGGGATTCTTCATTAAAACTTTGGAATATTGAAACAGGTGAATGTTtagtattttcaaataaagataaGGATGGCCATAGTTCTGGTATAACCTGTGTAACCGTTCGaggtaataaattaattagtgGAAGTTCCGATTCAACTTTGAGGGTTTGGGATATGACAACCGGTCAATgtctattaatattacaagGTCATAATGATGGTGTTAGTTGTTTATGTATGATCGATGATACTATATTGGCAAGTGGTTCTTTGGATCATTCAATTAATCTTTGGTCAATTGAAACCGGTCAATTGTTACAttcatttacaaataatacttCAGGTATCTCTTGTTTGTTCTACAAGAATAATCTTTTGATCAATGGTACTATGGGCGGTGCTTTAAATGTTTTCGATATACCATCAAGAATCTTATTGACAACATTTCATGGCCATAGTGATAGAGTCACTTCAATTCAATGGTGGGATGGTCCTGAAGGTCCAAGAATTATTAGTTCCTCTTGGGATTATACTCTAAGAGTTTGGAATTTATACACTGGTAAAACTACAAATCTTTTGGCTGGTCATACTTTTAGAGTTAGATGTACTCAAGTTAGTGGAAATATTTTAGCAAGTGGCTCTTGGGATACTACCGTAAAAATTTGGGATTTACTCACTGGAAGATGTATTCATACCTTATTTGGTCATAGTTTTAATGTTTGGTCCATTCAATTCGAAGGTAATCGTTTGGTTTCCGCTGGTTGggataaaaaagttaaaatttgGGATATGACAACTGGTAAAGAATTATATTCATTGGATGGCCATACCGAATCTATCATTTGTATTCAATTTAAAGGTAGTAAATTGGTTTCTGCtgcaaaagaaattattgtttatgATTTTGATTCTTAA